Proteins from a genomic interval of Haemorhous mexicanus isolate bHaeMex1 chromosome Z, bHaeMex1.pri, whole genome shotgun sequence:
- the PSTPIP2 gene encoding proline-serine-threonine phosphatase-interacting protein 2, with product MREARFRDNFWSTDLTSTVGYDSIIQHLNDGRKNCKEFEDFLKERAIIEEKYGKELINLSKKKPCGQTELNTLKRSLDVFKQQIDNVGQGHIQLAQTLREEAKKMEDFREKQKLHRKKIELIMEAIHKNRNLQYKKTMEAKRLYEQRCRDKDEAEQAVHRNANLVTPKQQEKLFLKLAQTKSALEDTDRSYQQSVTTMEKIRDEWQNEHIKACEFFETQECERINYFRNALWLHVNQLSLGCVQNDEKYEEIRKSLEMCSIEKDVDFFVNLRKTGSLAPAPVVYENYYNAQRNVTPARSPAPVPISRRGPLPTPTSAPGEPDYATVDGYSLVHF from the exons aTGCGGGAGGCGCGGTTCAGGGACAACTTCTGG AGCACGGACCTGACCAGCACAGTTGGCTACGACAGCATCATTCAGCATCTGAATGATGGCAGGAAGAACTGCAAAGAGTTTGAAGACTTTCTGAAGGAAAG AGCAAttatagaagaaaaatatggCAAGGAGCTCATTAACTTGTCAAAGAAGAAGCCCTGTGGGCAGACAGAGCTGAA CACGCTGAAGAGATCCCTCGATGTTTTCAAGCAAC agatAGACAATGTGGGACAAGGTCATATCCAGCTGGCGCAAACCCTTCGGGAGGAAGCAAAGAAGATGGAGGATTtcagggaaaagcaaaagctgcatcGGAAAAAG ATAGAGCTGATAATGGAGGCCATTCACAAAAACAGGAATCTTCAGTACAAGAAGACCATGGAG GCCAAGCGTCTGTACGAGCAGCGCTGCCGGGACAAGGATGAGGCGGAGCAGGCTGTGCACCGCAACGCCAACCTGGTCACGCcgaagcagcaggagaag CTGTTCCTGAAGCTGGCTCAGACAAAATCAGCACTGGAGGACACTG ACAGGAGTTACCAGCAGAGTGTGACCACAATGGAGAAGATCCGGGACGAGTGGCAGAACGAGCACATCAAAGCTTGTGAG TTCTTTGAGACTCAGGAGTGCGAGCGGATCAACTATTTCCGTAATGCCCTCTGGCTCCACGTCAAccagctctccctgggctgtgtccagAATGATGAG AAATACGAGGAAATCCGCAAGAGTTTAGAAATGTGCAGCATTGAGAAGGATGTAGATTTTTTCGTAAATTTACGTAAAACTGGAAGTCTGGCTCCAG CTCCTGTTGTTTATGAAAACTACTATAATGCCCAGAGAAATGTGACTCCTGCAAGAAGTCCAGCTCCTGTGCCTATATCAAG GAGGGGACCTCTGCCCACTCCGACCAGTGCACCAG GGGAGCCTGATTATGCCACAGTTGATGGCTACAGCTTGGTACATTTCTAG